CCTCGCAACGGTCTCCCGGGCCTTGGCCAGGCGGACTGCGGTCGTAGCGCTGCCCTCCGGCGCCGTCTACGTTGCCATGAGGGGGCAGGCGGCCCTTGACCGTCGAGAGGAGGTGACGAATTGGAGAGTCTGCGGGGCCGTCTGCTGATCTCCAGCGGTGGCCTGTACGATCCGAACTTCCGCCACACAGTGATCCTGGTTGGGGAGCACAACGCCGACGGGGCGCTGGGCGTTGTCTTGAACCGCGCCCTGAACGTCACGGTCCAGGAGAGGCTTCCGCCCCTGAGCGACTTGGTGCCGCCCGGCGAGCTGCTCTTCCAGGGCGGTCCGGTCCAGCCGGGCAGCGCCGTGCTCCTCGCCGAGTTTGCGCACCCCAAGTTAGCAGATATCCTGGTGTTCGGGTCCGTGGGCTTTCTCGTGCGCGAGGTCTCGCCGGACATCGAGCCGAGCATTCTCAGGGCGCGGGTGTTTGCGGGCTACTCGGGATGGGGGCCGGGCCAGCTCGAGGCGGAGATGGCCGTCGACAGTTGGATCATCGAGCCGGCGCGCGAAGATGACGTGTTCACCGATGCGCCCGACTTGCTCTGGAGTAAGGTGATCGAGCGGAAGGGACCGGAGTACCGGCAACTGTCCCGGGTGCCGTACGACCCATCGATGAACTGAGCGCCGTCAAATTCCACGCAGCCCACCGATTCCGCCTAACGTCTCGCGATTCTGCTGCGCCGCCAGCCCGTGCACAAGTGCGAAGCACTTATGAGCAGCTTATTCGGCGTCAGTAGCATTCGCTTGTTAGCGGTGCACCGGTATGGACCGGGGACCGAGCGTGCGTACGATCTCACTAGCCCGACCCCCTCAGTTAGCGAAGCGGAACCTAAGCACGATCTCACTCGGGATCTCTTCCCCGTTTCGAAGCCCAGGGTCGAAGCTCAGCCGTGAAACAACGTCGCGTGCTCCCTCGATCCGAAGTGCGGCGCCGGAAAGCCCTTCGACAGTAGTAACCGCTCCGCTGCGATCCAAGTGGACCCTGACGACGGCAACATGTGGGTCTTGGGCACCACTCCTTCGGGGCCGATACCCTGTCCGTACTCGTGTGGCAACAACACCCTCGGGAAGACCTTCGGGCCGCTCCCCATCGCCGTGCCTAATGTGCGGAAGGCACACGACGGCAGGCTCCATGCGAACCGTCGGGCGGGCTGAAAGCTCGACGACGGCACGAAACCCTTCCGGCGCAAGCAGGCCGGGCAGCGGACGGACTCTCCCACTGAGGATCGCCTCGACATCGAACGTCGTCGCGCTGTCGAGACTTGCCTCCCATCGTCCCATTGCCTGGGGCTTCCCATCGCTCCCGTAGCGAATGACAAAGTCGATCCCGCCCCAGCCAGCTTCTTCAGAGCGAGGATCTGCCGCCAACGGTCTTGCCCCGAGGTCTCCAAGTGCCGCCTCCAGCCCGACCGTATCGAAGACCTCAGAAACAGTGACCACCCGAGAGCTGCCCACGTCGACGCGACAGACCTGATCGTAGTGACGTCGAACAAGATCCCCGAGCGCCTCTGGCGCCGGCGGCGAAGGAGCTGCACTTCGGCATGCCACAAGCGCCAGGAGTATCCACACGGACCTTCGCGACGTCTCGATCAGTTGACGTAGCACACGCTCCCTCCCGAACCCTAGGACAACCGTCCGACGCACCGCCCAACGGTTTGCGGTTCTGCTGCGCGGCCAGCATGGTGACCCGAAGCGCGAGCCGCAAGGCGAGTGCTTCGGACCCGCTAACTTCTTCCGCGACTGCAGCAACCGCTTGTTATGTAGCGCGCGCCCGCTAGCCAGTTGTGGCCAAGTCCTTCCGACGGATTGGCTTGATCCGCTTTAGGTCCGACCTGGCTTCGAGTTTCGCGTGGTAGAGGTCCCACCTCAGTTGGTGGTTCATCCAGAATCCTGGGGTCGTTCCAAACACGCGGGAGAGTCGCAGAGCGGTATCTGGAGTAAGCGCGCGTCGTCCGTTCACGAGACTGTTGACCCTCTGGAAAGGAACCTCAATACGTTCCGCCAACTCAGTCTGCGTAATCCGAAGAGGCTCAAGAAACTCTTCCAGAAGCATCTCGCCCGGATGAGTCGGCGGTCGATGCGTAGGGACTCTAACCATGATCTAGGTCTCTTCAGGAATGATAGTCGATGATCTCTGCGTCCCTTGCGCCTGAGTCCGTCCATCGGAAACAGATCCGGAACTGATCGTTGATGCGTACGCTGTATTGCCCACGCCGATCTCCCTTCAGGGCCTCCAACCGGTTGCCCGGTGGTACCCTGAGATCCTGCACAGATTCGGCGTCGTCGATCAGGAAGAGCTTCGATCGAGCCCGCCGAGCGAGCTGAGTCGGGCAGATCTTCCGCGCCGCCTTGGAGTCCACACCGTTATAGACGTCCTCCGTGCCGCGGCCAAGAAACGTGATTGCCATCGTAGCATGATAGCACACTTAGCGTGCTATGGCCACGTATCGAGCCTGCCGCGGACTGGTACGCGCTACATAACTAATGATTGGATTGCGTCCTGTGCTTCAGGATGGGAGATATGGCGGCTCGAGCGCAACTGGGTCCGGGGGAGCCGCGCCTGTGCTGACGTTCGGTACGGGGCTGGGGCGGCGATAATCGATTGGATTGCAAGGTCATTCACGCGCGGCCGCTCACCCTACCGCGAACAGCCCGCAGCAGCTTCGACGAGCGCCAGCGCAAACAGGTCCTCCACGGCCTTCGCAACGCTGCTACGGAATGTGCTTGCGGGTGATCTCCAGGTAGTTCGCCGACACGCAGTTCACCGGGTACTTGATCATCGCGCGCTCGCACGGCAGCAGCCGGATCTCCGCGATCCCGCCGATCGGCTCGAGCGCCAGGTCGTCGGCTGTAACCGAATGGCCTTCGATGAAAATACCTCGCACCCTGTTCATCCACCCCGGTCGCAGCCTGCGCAGCGCGTCCATGGGGTCCGCGAAACGCCCCGCGATGAGGTCTTCCGAGGTCAACGGGCCGTTTGAGCTGATGCGGCTGCCTCCGCTCGCGCAGGCGGTCGCCAGCACGAGTACTGCGAGGACCGTGGCGGCACGCAGTCTGGGGTTCATGAAATGACCTTCTCGGGCGCTTCCTTCCCTTTCATGAGAAACGGAACGCCGTTCGTCATCCACTCGGGCGCGGGCAGGCCCATGAGATAGTGGTCGAAGAACTGCTTCATGCGCGTCTGGAAGTCCTTCTGGTTCGCTTCCTTGCGTAGATGATGGGGCTCGTCGGGATACGATAGCAGGATGACCTCCTTGTCCAGCCGGCGCGCCGCCGTGTACAGCTCGAGTCCCTGGTTCCAGTCGACCGCTCCGTCCTCCGTGCCGTGCAGGATCAAGAATGGCGTGCTGATGTTCGGCGCGTGGTGCACCGGTGATTGGCTGATCCAACGCTCCATGTCGTCCCACGGCTGGTCACCCATGCGACCCTGGCTCCACTCCAGAATCGGTCCGTTCTGATTGCCGGTGCGCTTGTACAGGATGTTGTTCATGCTCATGAGGTTCGTGAGCGGGGCGCCCGTCACGATCGATGCGAACATGTCGGTCTGCGTGAGGATGAACGACGTCTCGTATCCGCCCCAGGAATGCCCCTGGAGTCCGATCCTATCGGGATCCGCGTAGCCGAGATCGATGACCTTCTCGACCGCCGACGTTACGTCGTCCAGCGCCGAGCTGCCGGGGTACCCGTCGTCGTAGATGATGTCGGGCATGAGCACCAGGTACCCGTTGCTCGCGTACGTCGACATGTGCGGGCGATCGTCGTACACAGGCATCGAGAACTGGTGGTGCCGCTGGGACATCTTCTCGTAGAAGTAGACGAGCATCGGGTACTGCGTGTCCTCCTGATAGCCTGCGGGTAGCGCGAGTGTGGCCTGCAACGCGTTTCCGCGCTCGTCGGTGTAGTCCACCAACACCCTGCGGCCCCACACGAACTCCACGATCTGGGGGTTCGCGTCCGTCACCTGCCTCGGGTTCCGGAAGCGCGTGTCGGAGACCCAGTAGTCGGGAAACGTCTCGAAGGTCTGGCGAGTGAAGACCACCCGGTCCGCGTCGGAGGCTTTGACGACCTGTGCGATCATTTCGTCGCCGAACAGCACCGGTTCGGGCGCGCGTCCTGGACGCGCCCGAGCGTATCCGGATTGCTTGGTCCACTCCCCGTACGCTGAGAGCAGCGCCCCGTCCGGATTCACGTAATCGGCCTCGGTGTCGAGTCGCACGACCCGGTACCGGATATCGGCCGCGTCTCCGGCTCCTCCGGTGACACTCACGACGTCCCCGCCTGCCAGCGGCACTTCCCAGATGTCCCAGCGGTCGTAGAGCAGGACCGAGCCGTCCTCGGTCCAGCCGGCGACTCCGTAGGCGGGCGCCTCGGCTACGAGATCGAACTCGCGGTTCACGAAGTCCACGCCCGCCCGCTCGGAGAGGTTGTGATCGTCGAGAGTGGCCAGCTCTACGGCGTGGACCTGCTCGTCCGCCAAGTACACGTACCAGGCTCCATCCGGCGATGTCCCCATCGGACGGCGGAGTCCGGACAGGAACTCCGTCTGCTCGCCGTCGCACATGTCGATGCGGACGTAGTCGGCCATCCCGCCGGCTTGGCTCACGTTCCCGCGGTACGCGACGTCGCGACGCCCGATGGCCCAAGCACCGTTGCTGATGTCCACGCGTCGCATGGTGTCGTCCGCGAGACGCACGAAGCTACCGTCTTCCACGTTGTAGACGGACGCATATGTGTAGCGCCGGTCCGCGTCAGCCTGGACCATCTGCACAGATTGCAGACGTTCGTCGGCCCAATGCCAAACGTCGACGTTCGGGCGCTCGTCGTCCTTATCCTCGTCCTCGTCTAGCTCGTCCTCTTGCGGCTTGATGCCGACGGCAATGCGCCGACCATCCTCCGTCCATTGCGTGCTCGCCAACTCGGAGAGCACGAAGCCGGTGGGGAAGGCAGAGTCGCTCGACGGGTCGTACACGGTCGTGCGTGGTGCTCCACCGACATCCGAAGTGATCAGGAGCACGTTTTCACGGAGAGTTTTTCCGTCCGGCTCGTCCCCTCGAAGGGCTGCGAGTGCATCACCAGCTTCGTTCCATGCCAGGTCGTCGTAGTGATGTGCGCCTGTGTCGAGAGGCCGAATCCGCCCATCCGCGGGACTTACCAGGTACACGCCGTTCCCGGACTGGCCGTCGGCGTCGACGATGTAGGCGAGGTGGTCGCCCGAGTCATTGAAGGCGTAGGCCGAAGCGTTGCCGAAGTTGAGCATCGATCCCTCTTGCAGATCGCGCAGCAGTAGATCGGACCCCTCGTGCTCGGCATCGTCGTCGGACTGCTCCTTGTGGATGGCGAGGAAGCGGCCGTCCTCGCTGAAGGAGAACGAGCGCACCGCTGACTCTTCCGTGCGATCGCCCGACCGGAGATCGATCAGATGCAGGGTGCGACGCACCGGCTCCTCGCTTTCGCCATCCTGGTCCGCCTCTTCCTCCGGCGGAGACGTGAGAAACGCCACCCACTGTCCGTCATTGCTGAATAGGGCACCCGAGCCGTTGGTAGCTTCGTACTCGATGTCGCCGTCGAGCTCGCGAACGAAAAACGTGGCATCCCCGTCGTTCGGTTGATACGCGTAGGCCAGCCAGAGCCCGTTTCCTGACAACGTGACCTGCGTAATGCGGTTCCACTCCCCGTAGTCCTCGAGCGTGAGTGGCCTCGGCGTGGTTTCTTGGGCGGCTAGCGCCGGAGCGAGGCCCAGAAATAGGGCGAGCGAAAGTCGTGCGACATGGTGCATGGGGCTCTCTCGTGATCTGCTACTGGGAATCGAGTCGCTCAGGATGTGGCGACCTGGGGAAGATGCACAAGGAGCACTGAGCGAAAACGAGCTTGGCCTGCCATCTCATCTGCGTTCGTATAGCACCTGTCCACCGACGATCGTCATGTCGACTTCGACGCCGAGGATCCGCTCGGGGTCGATCGTGAGCAGGTCTTCCGAGAGCACCACCATGTCCGCGAGCATCCCCGGCTCGAGCGTGCCCTTGGTGTCTTCCTCGAACGTGAGCCACGCCGCGTTGCGAGTATAGGCTCGGATCGCTTCCTCGATCGTGAGCGCTTCGTCGGGGCCGTACACCTCGCCCGACATGCCCTTGCGGGTCACGGCAGCGTACAGCCCCACCATCGGTCCGATCGGCAGGATGTCGCTGCTGATCGCCATGAAGATCCCGTAGTCCATCGGGATCTTGAGCGGGTTGTTGTGGGCGAGCCGGTCTCCGTCGAGGTTCGCCGCGTACCGTCCCTCGAGCGTGTACGTGAAGTTCGGTTGCTGTGAGATCGCGATGTCGTATTCGGCCATGAGCTCGAGCGTCTCGACCGGTGGCGTTACCGTGAAGTGGTTCAGATAGTGCCGATGATCCTCACGTGGATTCGCGTCAAGCGCATCGACCATCGCGTCGACAGTGAGCTGGATCGCGGCGTCGCCGATGGCGTGGAAGCCGAGCTGCCAGCCGAGCGCGTTCGCTTCCATGATCAAGCTGCGCAGCTCGTCCTCGGGCACGTTCAGCATCCCTCGGTACTCTCCCATGCCCACGTACGGCTCGATGGTGTACGCCGCCGGGCCGGTAAACCCGCCGTCGACCAGCACCTTGATCGCTCCGACTCGGAAGCGGTCGTCTCCGTCTCCGGACATGCGTCCGAACTCCGCGAGGCGGTCCGCGCTACTCCAGCGGATCTGCACGACGGCTCGGGGCAGCTCGGCACCGAATTCGTCGTAGATGCTCTCCCAGCGTGCGAAGCCGCGGGGGTTCTCTCCGGCCTGGATCACGCTGGTGATACCGAGCTCGAGCTGGTCACGCAGCACCTGCACGTGGGTCTCACGCAGCTCCTCGGGGCTCGCGTCCGGCACGAGCCGCCCGACCATGCCCTGCCGTTCGCGGATCACGCCGTTGGGCTCGCCGGTCTCGTCGTACTCGATCACGCCTCCCTCGGGCTGAGGCGTGTTGCGGTCGATCCCAGCCAATGACAGCGCCAGAGAGTTCGCTACCGCGCTGTGGCCGCCAGCCCGGGTGAGCATGACCGGGTTGCTGGGGGCGGCTTCGTCGAGATCTGCCCGCAATGGCCGGCGGCCCTCGGCGAGCTCGTCCTCACTCCATCCGTATCCGGTGATCCACTCTCCCTCACCCATCTCTTCGATTTTGGCGCGGATGAGATCCTGAATCTCGATGATCGACTCCGTACCACCGAGGTCGATGTGCCTGCGCGCGTTGCCGCGGATGTGTGTGTGGGTGTCGTTGAAGCCCGGAACCACCAGCCGACCATCCAGATCGACCGTCCTTGGCGCCGAGTACTCGTCGGCGAGTGAGGCGTCCCCGACCGCCAGGACGAGCCCGTCCCGCACGACGAGGGTCTCGTGGATCGAGAAGTCGTCGTCGACGATCGCGATCCTTCCGCCTGTCAGGATCAGGTCCGCGGCGGCGGGGGGCTCGCAGGCACCGAGTACGAGGGAGAGAGCCGTGACGGTGACTGCGGCGCACTTGCGCATGGGGTCCTCCAGCGATGGGTCTAGGCAGGAGCCATGCTGGCGGAGACGGGGCCCGTCGGCAAGTCTACGAAGGCCTGCCCGCCGTACTTCTGACGGGCTTCTAAGGGAGACCCCGGTCGAGCGCTCGTCCCAGAACTTCCAAGCCGCGCTCGAGCACGCTCCGCTCGCCTGCGACGGCGATGCGGAAGTGCTCGGGGGCGCCGAAGAAATGTCCGGGGGTGACTCCGACGTCGAACTCGGTCGCCGCCATCTCGACGAACGGCTCGGCGTCATCGACGCCGACGAGTCGGGGGAAGGCGATCGCGCCTCCGATCGGTTGAACCCATTCCAGCTCGGCCCGCGACGCCATGAAGTCGCGCATGATGGCTTGGCCGGGCTCGAGCACGCCACGCGCACGCTCGAGCAGAGCGTCCAGCTGCTGAAACGCGAGCACTCCGAGCGTTTCTGACGGGATCGAGCCGACCGCGTCCACGACGTCGCGCACGCGTAGTGCCCGCTCCACGGTTCCAGGGTCTGCGATCATCCAGCCGACGCGAAGCCCGGAGAGGCCGTACGACTTGGTCAAGCTATTCGTGGACACGAACACGTCGTCTCGGGTAGCCGCCGGGCTCAAGTCCACGCCCCTCAACGCATCCAAGTAGACCTCATCGACGATCACCTTGGCGCCGACGGCACGTGCGAGGTCGCCCACCGCCTCGAGAGCGTCAGGCGCTGCATACGCCCCGGACGGGTTGTGCAGGTTGGTGATGACCACAGCCCGCGTCTCGGGTGTGAGCGCTGCTTTCACCCTTTCGGGGATCAGCGCGAAGCGGTCGTGCCATCCGCGCTCGAACGTGTTGACCCGCGCGCCGAGGAAGCGAGCGGCGCCGGCCTGGGGGTCGTACCCAGGCCACTCGACGAGCACGGTGTCGCCGGGCCGCACCAGCGCCGCGAGCGCTAGGAAGTTCGCTCCGGACGCACCCGGCGCGGTCGCGACCCGCGCCGCGTCGATGTCGTACCGCTGGGCGATTGCGTGCACGAGCGGGGGCCACCCGTCATCGTTGCGATCGTACAGGCGTACCGCCTCTCTCGCACCCGGCAGCTCGTCGATCGTGCAGGGCAGGAGGTTCGACCCCGTGAGGTTGTACTTGGTGTGAGCGTGGTGCTTCGCCCACGTCATGTACGGAGCCCAGCTGGCGGGAAAGCGTGCGTCAGGTATGGACATTTCCGTATCAGGGTTTGATGAGGATGCCGGCACCGGTGATGTCGCCGCCGACCACGCACGCAGTATCGAATCGGCCCAGCTCACGGCGAAAGGACACGGCGTCTCCGGTCTGTAGAGTCGCGGCACGGTACGGAGGCATCAGGCGGGCTTGGCTAGGGCTGGGGCCGTGTGCCCACATGCGCCGGGTCCCGGCTTCTTGCAGATTCCGACGGTTCGCACCTCCCGTCCTCCCCGACCGCCCCGCCCAATGACAGTTCTCGAGGCCATCGCGACCCGACGTTCGATCAAAGAGTTCACCGACCGAGAGATCTCCCGCGAAGAGATCGAACGGTTGCTCGACGCAGCCTGCCAGGCGCCGAACCACCGTATGACCGAGCCTTGGCGGTTCTATGTACTCGGTCCCGAGGCGCGCGCCGCGTATGGGGCCGCGCTCGGTGCCCGCAAAGCGAAGCGGGTGGAGGCCCCCGACGCGGCTCAGGCCGTCATCGAGAAGGTCGAACGTACGCACCGGGAGCTTCCGTTCATGCTCGTCGTAAGCGTCGTGCTCGACGAGAACCCCGAGATCCGCGAAGAGGACTACGCGGCAACGTTCATGGCGATCCAGAACCTCTCGCTGGTCGCCCACGCGATGGGGCTCGGCACGCACATCAAGTCTGGCGGGATCATGGACGACCCGCGGTCGCGTGCGGCGGTGGGCCTCCCGGAGGGTGAGCGCATCGTCGCCACCATCAACGTGGGAGAACCCGCGAGCGTGCCGGAGGCCAAAGCGCGCTGTCCCGCCGCCGAGCTCACGACCTGGGTGAAGTAGCGACGCATAGTGCGTCATGTCGTGATTCAGAACTTCCATGAAGGTATGGAGTTCTTGTATCGACTGGTGAACGTGGCATCGCGTAATCGGCGCTCGTGTCGTTTACAAGAGAGTCGCGTAAGAGAAAGAGGAAAGCCTGAGATGACGAGGATGCTTCGGATCGCCGCCGTGCTCGCGCTAGGGATCGCTCTGGCCGTCACGACCGGCGTGGCCCAGACGACCCCTCCGCAAGAGTACATGGATCTCGCGCGCGAGCTCTTCGCCGAGCTCATCGAGATCAACACGACGGACAGCGAACGCGGCAACAACACCGTCGCGGCACGCGCGATGGCGGACGCGCTTCTCGAGGCTGGTTTCCCGGAGGAGGACGTGCATGTGCTCGTCCCGTCCGACGCGCCGACGAAAGGCAACCTCGTCGCGCGCTACCGCGGACGGGACAGCTCGCTGAAGCCGATCCTGTTACTTGCGCACATCGATGTCGTCGAGGCGTTGCCCGAGGACTGGAGTGCCGATCTGAACCCGTTCGAGTTCCTCGAGCGGGACGGCTTCTACTATGGGCGCGGCGTCACCGACAACAAGGACGAGGCCGCGATCTATACGGCCAACTTCATCCGCATGCGCAGAGAGGGCTTCGTGCCCGACCGTGATATCGTCCTAGCGCTGACAGCGGACGAAGAAGGAGGTCCGCGCAACGGTGTCGAGTTCCTGCTCGCGGAGCACCGTGACCTGATCGACGCGGCGTATGCGCTCAACGAAGGTGGCGGCGGCATGGAGAGGAACGGTCGCAAGATCTCCAACAACGTGCAGGCCGCTGAGAAGAAATTCCTGTCGTTCTATTTCACCGCGACGAACCCCGGCGGTCACTCGTCGCTCCCGGTCGACAAGAACGCGATCTACGAGCTGTCCCAGGCCTTGCTCGCTGTCCGGGCCTACGCGTTCCCCGTCATGCTCCATGAAGTCACGGAAGAGTTTTTCGGTGGGTCGGCGGACCTCGTCGGCGGTGAAATGGGCGAGGCGATGCGACGCATCATCGCCAACCCGGACGACGCCCAAGCCGCCGCGACGCTCTCTGTCGATCCGGGCTACAACTCGCGGCTGCGCACCACGTGCGTGGCGACCTTGCTCGAAGGTGGTCATGCGGAGAACGCGCTGCCCCAGTTGGCACGAGCGAACGTGAACTGCCGCATCTTCCCAACTCACGATCCAGCGGAAGTGGAAGCTAAGCTCCAGGAGCTCGCTC
This Gemmatimonadota bacterium DNA region includes the following protein-coding sequences:
- a CDS encoding YqgE/AlgH family protein; amino-acid sequence: MESLRGRLLISSGGLYDPNFRHTVILVGEHNADGALGVVLNRALNVTVQERLPPLSDLVPPGELLFQGGPVQPGSAVLLAEFAHPKLADILVFGSVGFLVREVSPDIEPSILRARVFAGYSGWGPGQLEAEMAVDSWIIEPAREDDVFTDAPDLLWSKVIERKGPEYRQLSRVPYDPSMN
- a CDS encoding HigA family addiction module antidote protein, which codes for MVRVPTHRPPTHPGEMLLEEFLEPLRITQTELAERIEVPFQRVNSLVNGRRALTPDTALRLSRVFGTTPGFWMNHQLRWDLYHAKLEARSDLKRIKPIRRKDLATTG
- a CDS encoding type II toxin-antitoxin system RelE/ParE family toxin — its product is MAITFLGRGTEDVYNGVDSKAARKICPTQLARRARSKLFLIDDAESVQDLRVPPGNRLEALKGDRRGQYSVRINDQFRICFRWTDSGARDAEIIDYHS
- a CDS encoding prolyl oligopeptidase family serine peptidase yields the protein MHHVARLSLALFLGLAPALAAQETTPRPLTLEDYGEWNRITQVTLSGNGLWLAYAYQPNDGDATFFVRELDGDIEYEATNGSGALFSNDGQWVAFLTSPPEEEADQDGESEEPVRRTLHLIDLRSGDRTEESAVRSFSFSEDGRFLAIHKEQSDDDAEHEGSDLLLRDLQEGSMLNFGNASAYAFNDSGDHLAYIVDADGQSGNGVYLVSPADGRIRPLDTGAHHYDDLAWNEAGDALAALRGDEPDGKTLRENVLLITSDVGGAPRTTVYDPSSDSAFPTGFVLSELASTQWTEDGRRIAVGIKPQEDELDEDEDKDDERPNVDVWHWADERLQSVQMVQADADRRYTYASVYNVEDGSFVRLADDTMRRVDISNGAWAIGRRDVAYRGNVSQAGGMADYVRIDMCDGEQTEFLSGLRRPMGTSPDGAWYVYLADEQVHAVELATLDDHNLSERAGVDFVNREFDLVAEAPAYGVAGWTEDGSVLLYDRWDIWEVPLAGGDVVSVTGGAGDAADIRYRVVRLDTEADYVNPDGALLSAYGEWTKQSGYARARPGRAPEPVLFGDEMIAQVVKASDADRVVFTRQTFETFPDYWVSDTRFRNPRQVTDANPQIVEFVWGRRVLVDYTDERGNALQATLALPAGYQEDTQYPMLVYFYEKMSQRHHQFSMPVYDDRPHMSTYASNGYLVLMPDIIYDDGYPGSSALDDVTSAVEKVIDLGYADPDRIGLQGHSWGGYETSFILTQTDMFASIVTGAPLTNLMSMNNILYKRTGNQNGPILEWSQGRMGDQPWDDMERWISQSPVHHAPNISTPFLILHGTEDGAVDWNQGLELYTAARRLDKEVILLSYPDEPHHLRKEANQKDFQTRMKQFFDHYLMGLPAPEWMTNGVPFLMKGKEAPEKVIS
- a CDS encoding amidohydrolase; this translates as MRKCAAVTVTALSLVLGACEPPAAADLILTGGRIAIVDDDFSIHETLVVRDGLVLAVGDASLADEYSAPRTVDLDGRLVVPGFNDTHTHIRGNARRHIDLGGTESIIEIQDLIRAKIEEMGEGEWITGYGWSEDELAEGRRPLRADLDEAAPSNPVMLTRAGGHSAVANSLALSLAGIDRNTPQPEGGVIEYDETGEPNGVIRERQGMVGRLVPDASPEELRETHVQVLRDQLELGITSVIQAGENPRGFARWESIYDEFGAELPRAVVQIRWSSADRLAEFGRMSGDGDDRFRVGAIKVLVDGGFTGPAAYTIEPYVGMGEYRGMLNVPEDELRSLIMEANALGWQLGFHAIGDAAIQLTVDAMVDALDANPREDHRHYLNHFTVTPPVETLELMAEYDIAISQQPNFTYTLEGRYAANLDGDRLAHNNPLKIPMDYGIFMAISSDILPIGPMVGLYAAVTRKGMSGEVYGPDEALTIEEAIRAYTRNAAWLTFEEDTKGTLEPGMLADMVVLSEDLLTIDPERILGVEVDMTIVGGQVLYERR
- a CDS encoding pyridoxal phosphate-dependent aminotransferase, which encodes MSIPDARFPASWAPYMTWAKHHAHTKYNLTGSNLLPCTIDELPGAREAVRLYDRNDDGWPPLVHAIAQRYDIDAARVATAPGASGANFLALAALVRPGDTVLVEWPGYDPQAGAARFLGARVNTFERGWHDRFALIPERVKAALTPETRAVVITNLHNPSGAYAAPDALEAVGDLARAVGAKVIVDEVYLDALRGVDLSPAATRDDVFVSTNSLTKSYGLSGLRVGWMIADPGTVERALRVRDVVDAVGSIPSETLGVLAFQQLDALLERARGVLEPGQAIMRDFMASRAELEWVQPIGGAIAFPRLVGVDDAEPFVEMAATEFDVGVTPGHFFGAPEHFRIAVAGERSVLERGLEVLGRALDRGLP
- a CDS encoding nitroreductase; the protein is MTVLEAIATRRSIKEFTDREISREEIERLLDAACQAPNHRMTEPWRFYVLGPEARAAYGAALGARKAKRVEAPDAAQAVIEKVERTHRELPFMLVVSVVLDENPEIREEDYAATFMAIQNLSLVAHAMGLGTHIKSGGIMDDPRSRAAVGLPEGERIVATINVGEPASVPEAKARCPAAELTTWVK
- a CDS encoding M20/M25/M40 family metallo-hydrolase, with amino-acid sequence MLRIAAVLALGIALAVTTGVAQTTPPQEYMDLARELFAELIEINTTDSERGNNTVAARAMADALLEAGFPEEDVHVLVPSDAPTKGNLVARYRGRDSSLKPILLLAHIDVVEALPEDWSADLNPFEFLERDGFYYGRGVTDNKDEAAIYTANFIRMRREGFVPDRDIVLALTADEEGGPRNGVEFLLAEHRDLIDAAYALNEGGGGMERNGRKISNNVQAAEKKFLSFYFTATNPGGHSSLPVDKNAIYELSQALLAVRAYAFPVMLHEVTEEFFGGSADLVGGEMGEAMRRIIANPDDAQAAATLSVDPGYNSRLRTTCVATLLEGGHAENALPQLARANVNCRIFPTHDPAEVEAKLQELARPFGVTVEPRGTATPSPPSPLTDEVLGPIERITEQMWPGVKVLPVMSTGATDGLYLRREGIPVYGVSGLFNDMDDIRAHGRDERISIQSFYEGQEFLYRLVKALTGGGIA